A DNA window from Betta splendens chromosome 6, fBetSpl5.4, whole genome shotgun sequence contains the following coding sequences:
- the terb1 gene encoding telomere repeats-binding bouquet formation protein 1 isoform X12, whose protein sequence is MTGCLDILLNLFRTTFPISRDSALRIDNATQTHQLWTSASSALCACVNNPQNVECQQICVAAFPIIKNWLQQITMPCKEIFQPICSFIAMTVANNTCVQESFSASGSMEALSLVLVRQVSAAHKSLLSCQLSVTLSKTLSACIIDNPALASGLAQYGLVAHLISLLSSPNFDPDDRLSILLTLSHCTVATDEHQSQLVQCGGLPLIITFLTEDPSDEVRKAATFILQTCKQATMSLGVPGLLAMHVECENEPVSNMESFRSSARELLRKIDLLEKQQMKETKDGQEETDPPTADSQGQASLPQTIGLHLYPHKAVPSCRQTSIFNHVKTGSDQNTAFQTRWKFKKEKSGEMKSMSSNLNVEVETNARHARCSTCRGTGVLVSSHSGSLEGDREPLTLNGQLFKPYEPVRHSVPKESYSDKAELQGLEMSEAEQMSTNRCLGCVLPFEKVTSRTFASIQSSCRHSCEMHKILYKATERFRTHHCSLVFSSVNHNNTLKLTDTTSDKASPAETQSSYKDRKEVCLTPIHKAEARDKSCMLKLHWKRYKGITLTPLCRAKKKTLNPSNKTSPRLTPLKRRHLPGGSIRYGKKMRE, encoded by the exons ATGACTGGCTGCCTGGATATTTTACTGAATCTGTTCAG GACTACCTTCCCCATCTCTAGAGACTCTGCTTTGAGAATAGATAATGCCACTCAAACCCACCAACTATGGACATCTGCATCCAGTGctctctgtgcatgtgtcaaCAATCCTCAGAACG TGGAGTGCCAACAAATTTGTGTTGCAGCGTTTCCGATAATAAAAAATTGGCTTCAGCAGATTACTATGCCATGCAAAGAGATATTTCAGCCAATATGCTCTTTCATAGCAATGACAGTTGCAAATAACA CCTGTGTTCAGGAAAGTTTTTCAGCCTCAGGGAGTATGGAAGCTCTCAGCTTGGTACTGGTCCGTCAGGTTTCTGCAGCACATAAAAGCTTACTGTCTTGTCAGCTTTCTGTCACTTTATCCAAGACCCTGTCTGCTTGTATTATTGATAACC CTGCTCTGGCTTCAGGTCTGGCTCAGTATGGACTAGTGGCCCATCTCATCTCCTTGCTGTCTAGTCCAAACTTTGACCCTGATGACAGGCTCTCCATTTTACTTACTTTGAGCCACTGCACCGTGGCTACTG ACGAGCACCAGTCTCAGTTGGTGCAGTGTGGTGGTTTACCCCTTATAATAACTTTCCTCACAGAGGACCCAAGTGATGAGGTCAGGAAGGCTGCAACATTCATATTGCAGACCTGCAAGCAAGCCA CTATGTCCCTGGGAGTCCCTGGTCTACTAGCTATGCACGTGGAGTGTGAAAATGAGCCTGTATCAAACATGGAAAGCTTCAGGAGCTCAGCCAGAGAGTTGCTACGTAAAATAGACCTACTAGAAAAGCAACAGATGAAA GAGACTAAGGATGGACAAGAAGAAACAGACCCACCAACAGCTGACTCACAAGGCCAAGCATCCCTGCCTCAAACCATAGGCCTACATTTGTATCCACATAAAGCTGTTCCCTCATGTAGACAAACCAGCATTTTTAACCACGTGAAAACAGGCAGCGACCAAAACACTGCATTTCAAACAAGATGGAAGTTTAAGAAGGAAAAGTCTGGTGAAATGAAGAGCATGAGTTCCAATTTAAATGTTGAGGTTGAAACCAATGCAAGACATGCGAGGTGTTCAACGTGCAGAGGCACTGGAGTCCTCGTATCGTCCCATTCAGGGTCactagagggagacagagagccaCTCACGCTAAACGG tcagCTGTTTAAACCCTACGAACCTGTGAGGCACAGTGTACCAAAAGAAAGCTATTCTGATAAAGCAG AATTACAGGGTCTCGAGATGAGTGAGGCAGAGCAAATGTCTACTAACCGGTGTCTAG GTTGTGTGTTGCCTTTCGAGAAAGTGACCAGCCGCACTTTTGCATCCATTCAAAGCTCCTGTCGTCACAGTTGTGAGATGCACAAGATTCTTTACAAGGCTACAGAGCGGTTCAGGACTCATCATTGCAGCCTTGTTTTTAGTAGTGTGAATCACAACAACACTTTGAAGCTGACTGATACAACCTCTGACAAAGCTTctccagcagagacacaaagcagcTATAAAGACCGGAAAG AAGTCTGTCTGACGCCCATACATAAAGCAGAAGCAAGAGACAAGAGCTGCATGCTAAAACTGCACTGGAAGAGGTACAAAG GTATCACTTTGACTCCACTGTGCAGAGCTAAAAAGAAGACATTGAACCCATCTAACAAGACAA GTCCACGGTTGACTCCTCTGAAAAGACGGCATCTTCCTGGAGGTAGCATCAGATATGG aaaGAAGATGAGAGAATAA
- the terb1 gene encoding telomere repeats-binding bouquet formation protein 1 isoform X1, with the protein MDKHNRNTVRTDLSLLLECLKFQMKSPDLQKQALVTIHSICEKREDNVELLREMGGVPFIYNLSKSSIVHADVTETALFTLGTLAEANVYCKNSLCRKETFADLAGCLMREDIPLTQKTVSVYLLSVLVANNKSGQTLAQMTGCLDILLNLFRTTFPISRDSALRIDNATQTHQLWTSASSALCACVNNPQNVECQQICVAAFPIIKNWLQQITMPCKEIFQPICSFIAMTVANNTCVQESFSASGSMEALSLVLVRQVSAAHKSLLSCQLSVTLSKTLSACIIDNPALASGLAQYGLVAHLISLLSSPNFDPDDRLSILLTLSHCTVATDEHQSQLVQCGGLPLIITFLTEDPSDEVRKAATFILQTCKQATMSLGVPGLLAMHVECENEPVSNMESFRSSARELLRKIDLLEKQQMKETKDGQEETDPPTADSQGQASLPQTIGLHLYPHKAVPSCRQTSIFNHVKTGSDQNTAFQTRWKFKKEKSGEMKSMSSNLNVEVETNARHARCSTCRGTGVLVSSHSGSLEGDREPLTLNGQLFKPYEPVRHSVPKESYSDKAELQGLEMSEAEQMSTNRCLGCVLPFEKVTSRTFASIQSSCRHSCEMHKILYKATERFRTHHCSLVFSSVNHNNTLKLTDTTSDKASPAETQSSYKDRKEVCLTPIHKAEARDKSCMLKLHWKRYKGITLTPLCRAKKKTLNPSNKTSPRLTPLKRRHLPGGSIRYGKKMRE; encoded by the exons ATGGATAAACACAACCGTAATA CTGTAAGGACAGATCTCAGTCTGCTGCTTGAATGTCTGAAGTTTCAGATGAAAAGTCCCGATTTACAGAAACAAGCTCTGGTGACTATTCACTCTATCTGTGAAAAGAGAG AGGATAATGTGGAACTTTTGAGAGAAATGGGAGGAGTGCCATTTATATATAATCTCTCTAAGTCCAGTATTGTGCATGCAGATGTTACAGAGACTGCGCTCTTTACTCTTGGAACGCTGGCAGAAGCTAATG TGTATTGCAAGAATTCTCTGTGCAGAAAAGAGACATTTGCAGACCTCGCTGGTTGCTTGATGAGGGAGGACATCCCGCTGACGCAGAAGACAGTGTCTGTGTATTTACTGTCTGTGCTGGTAGCCAACAACA AATCAGGACAAACTTTAGCCCAAATGACTGGCTGCCTGGATATTTTACTGAATCTGTTCAG GACTACCTTCCCCATCTCTAGAGACTCTGCTTTGAGAATAGATAATGCCACTCAAACCCACCAACTATGGACATCTGCATCCAGTGctctctgtgcatgtgtcaaCAATCCTCAGAACG TGGAGTGCCAACAAATTTGTGTTGCAGCGTTTCCGATAATAAAAAATTGGCTTCAGCAGATTACTATGCCATGCAAAGAGATATTTCAGCCAATATGCTCTTTCATAGCAATGACAGTTGCAAATAACA CCTGTGTTCAGGAAAGTTTTTCAGCCTCAGGGAGTATGGAAGCTCTCAGCTTGGTACTGGTCCGTCAGGTTTCTGCAGCACATAAAAGCTTACTGTCTTGTCAGCTTTCTGTCACTTTATCCAAGACCCTGTCTGCTTGTATTATTGATAACC CTGCTCTGGCTTCAGGTCTGGCTCAGTATGGACTAGTGGCCCATCTCATCTCCTTGCTGTCTAGTCCAAACTTTGACCCTGATGACAGGCTCTCCATTTTACTTACTTTGAGCCACTGCACCGTGGCTACTG ACGAGCACCAGTCTCAGTTGGTGCAGTGTGGTGGTTTACCCCTTATAATAACTTTCCTCACAGAGGACCCAAGTGATGAGGTCAGGAAGGCTGCAACATTCATATTGCAGACCTGCAAGCAAGCCA CTATGTCCCTGGGAGTCCCTGGTCTACTAGCTATGCACGTGGAGTGTGAAAATGAGCCTGTATCAAACATGGAAAGCTTCAGGAGCTCAGCCAGAGAGTTGCTACGTAAAATAGACCTACTAGAAAAGCAACAGATGAAA GAGACTAAGGATGGACAAGAAGAAACAGACCCACCAACAGCTGACTCACAAGGCCAAGCATCCCTGCCTCAAACCATAGGCCTACATTTGTATCCACATAAAGCTGTTCCCTCATGTAGACAAACCAGCATTTTTAACCACGTGAAAACAGGCAGCGACCAAAACACTGCATTTCAAACAAGATGGAAGTTTAAGAAGGAAAAGTCTGGTGAAATGAAGAGCATGAGTTCCAATTTAAATGTTGAGGTTGAAACCAATGCAAGACATGCGAGGTGTTCAACGTGCAGAGGCACTGGAGTCCTCGTATCGTCCCATTCAGGGTCactagagggagacagagagccaCTCACGCTAAACGG tcagCTGTTTAAACCCTACGAACCTGTGAGGCACAGTGTACCAAAAGAAAGCTATTCTGATAAAGCAG AATTACAGGGTCTCGAGATGAGTGAGGCAGAGCAAATGTCTACTAACCGGTGTCTAG GTTGTGTGTTGCCTTTCGAGAAAGTGACCAGCCGCACTTTTGCATCCATTCAAAGCTCCTGTCGTCACAGTTGTGAGATGCACAAGATTCTTTACAAGGCTACAGAGCGGTTCAGGACTCATCATTGCAGCCTTGTTTTTAGTAGTGTGAATCACAACAACACTTTGAAGCTGACTGATACAACCTCTGACAAAGCTTctccagcagagacacaaagcagcTATAAAGACCGGAAAG AAGTCTGTCTGACGCCCATACATAAAGCAGAAGCAAGAGACAAGAGCTGCATGCTAAAACTGCACTGGAAGAGGTACAAAG GTATCACTTTGACTCCACTGTGCAGAGCTAAAAAGAAGACATTGAACCCATCTAACAAGACAA GTCCACGGTTGACTCCTCTGAAAAGACGGCATCTTCCTGGAGGTAGCATCAGATATGG aaaGAAGATGAGAGAATAA
- the terb1 gene encoding telomere repeats-binding bouquet formation protein 1 isoform X9 gives MDKHNRNTVRTDLSLLLECLKFQMKSPDLQKQALVTIHSICEKREDNVELLREMGGVPFIYNLSKSSIVHADVTETALFTLGTLAEANVYCKNSLCRKETFADLAGCLMREDIPLTQKTVSVYLLSVLVANNKSGQTLAQMTGCLDILLNLFRTTFPISRDSALRIDNATQTHQLWTSASSALCACVNNPQNVECQQICVAAFPIIKNWLQQITMPCKEIFQPICSFIAMTVANNTCVQESFSASGSMEALSLVLVRQVSAAHKSLLSCQLSVTLSKTLSACIIDNPALASGLAQYGLVAHLISLLSSPNFDPDDRLSILLTLSHCTVATDEHQSQLVQCGGLPLIITFLTEDPSDEVRKAATFILQTCKQATMSLGVPGLLAMHVECENEPVSNMESFRSSARELLRKIDLLEKQQMKETKDGQEETDPPTADSQGQASLPQTIGLHLYPHKAVPSCRQTSIFNHVKTGSDQNTAFQTRWKFKKEKSGEMKSMSSNLNVEVETNARHARCSTCRGTGVLVSSHSGSLEGDREPLTLNGQLFKPYEPVRHSVPKESYSDKAELQGLEMSEAEQMSTNRCLGCVLPFEKVTSRTFASIQSSCRHSCEMHKILYKATERFRTHHCSLVFSSVNHNNTLKLTDTTSDKASPAETQSSYKDRKGPRLTPLKRRHLPGGSIRYGKKMRE, from the exons ATGGATAAACACAACCGTAATA CTGTAAGGACAGATCTCAGTCTGCTGCTTGAATGTCTGAAGTTTCAGATGAAAAGTCCCGATTTACAGAAACAAGCTCTGGTGACTATTCACTCTATCTGTGAAAAGAGAG AGGATAATGTGGAACTTTTGAGAGAAATGGGAGGAGTGCCATTTATATATAATCTCTCTAAGTCCAGTATTGTGCATGCAGATGTTACAGAGACTGCGCTCTTTACTCTTGGAACGCTGGCAGAAGCTAATG TGTATTGCAAGAATTCTCTGTGCAGAAAAGAGACATTTGCAGACCTCGCTGGTTGCTTGATGAGGGAGGACATCCCGCTGACGCAGAAGACAGTGTCTGTGTATTTACTGTCTGTGCTGGTAGCCAACAACA AATCAGGACAAACTTTAGCCCAAATGACTGGCTGCCTGGATATTTTACTGAATCTGTTCAG GACTACCTTCCCCATCTCTAGAGACTCTGCTTTGAGAATAGATAATGCCACTCAAACCCACCAACTATGGACATCTGCATCCAGTGctctctgtgcatgtgtcaaCAATCCTCAGAACG TGGAGTGCCAACAAATTTGTGTTGCAGCGTTTCCGATAATAAAAAATTGGCTTCAGCAGATTACTATGCCATGCAAAGAGATATTTCAGCCAATATGCTCTTTCATAGCAATGACAGTTGCAAATAACA CCTGTGTTCAGGAAAGTTTTTCAGCCTCAGGGAGTATGGAAGCTCTCAGCTTGGTACTGGTCCGTCAGGTTTCTGCAGCACATAAAAGCTTACTGTCTTGTCAGCTTTCTGTCACTTTATCCAAGACCCTGTCTGCTTGTATTATTGATAACC CTGCTCTGGCTTCAGGTCTGGCTCAGTATGGACTAGTGGCCCATCTCATCTCCTTGCTGTCTAGTCCAAACTTTGACCCTGATGACAGGCTCTCCATTTTACTTACTTTGAGCCACTGCACCGTGGCTACTG ACGAGCACCAGTCTCAGTTGGTGCAGTGTGGTGGTTTACCCCTTATAATAACTTTCCTCACAGAGGACCCAAGTGATGAGGTCAGGAAGGCTGCAACATTCATATTGCAGACCTGCAAGCAAGCCA CTATGTCCCTGGGAGTCCCTGGTCTACTAGCTATGCACGTGGAGTGTGAAAATGAGCCTGTATCAAACATGGAAAGCTTCAGGAGCTCAGCCAGAGAGTTGCTACGTAAAATAGACCTACTAGAAAAGCAACAGATGAAA GAGACTAAGGATGGACAAGAAGAAACAGACCCACCAACAGCTGACTCACAAGGCCAAGCATCCCTGCCTCAAACCATAGGCCTACATTTGTATCCACATAAAGCTGTTCCCTCATGTAGACAAACCAGCATTTTTAACCACGTGAAAACAGGCAGCGACCAAAACACTGCATTTCAAACAAGATGGAAGTTTAAGAAGGAAAAGTCTGGTGAAATGAAGAGCATGAGTTCCAATTTAAATGTTGAGGTTGAAACCAATGCAAGACATGCGAGGTGTTCAACGTGCAGAGGCACTGGAGTCCTCGTATCGTCCCATTCAGGGTCactagagggagacagagagccaCTCACGCTAAACGG tcagCTGTTTAAACCCTACGAACCTGTGAGGCACAGTGTACCAAAAGAAAGCTATTCTGATAAAGCAG AATTACAGGGTCTCGAGATGAGTGAGGCAGAGCAAATGTCTACTAACCGGTGTCTAG GTTGTGTGTTGCCTTTCGAGAAAGTGACCAGCCGCACTTTTGCATCCATTCAAAGCTCCTGTCGTCACAGTTGTGAGATGCACAAGATTCTTTACAAGGCTACAGAGCGGTTCAGGACTCATCATTGCAGCCTTGTTTTTAGTAGTGTGAATCACAACAACACTTTGAAGCTGACTGATACAACCTCTGACAAAGCTTctccagcagagacacaaagcagcTATAAAGACCGGAAAG GTCCACGGTTGACTCCTCTGAAAAGACGGCATCTTCCTGGAGGTAGCATCAGATATGG aaaGAAGATGAGAGAATAA
- the terb1 gene encoding telomere repeats-binding bouquet formation protein 1 isoform X10 encodes MDKHNRNTVRTDLSLLLECLKFQMKSPDLQKQALVTIHSICEKREDNVELLREMGGVPFIYNLSKSSIVHADVTETALFTLGTLAEANVYCKNSLCRKETFADLAGCLMREDIPLTQKTVSVYLLSVLVANNKSGQTLAQMTGCLDILLNLFRTTFPISRDSALRIDNATQTHQLWTSASSALCACVNNPQNVECQQICVAAFPIIKNWLQQITMPCKEIFQPICSFIAMTVANNTCVQESFSASGSMEALSLVLVRQVSAAHKSLLSCQLSVTLSKTLSACIIDNPALASGLAQYGLVAHLISLLSSPNFDPDDRLSILLTLSHCTVATDEHQSQLVQCGGLPLIITFLTEDPSDEVRKAATFILQTCKQATMSLGVPGLLAMHVECENEPVSNMESFRSSARELLRKIDLLEKQQMKETKDGQEETDPPTADSQGQASLPQTIGLHFQLFKPYEPVRHSVPKESYSDKAELQGLEMSEAEQMSTNRCLGCVLPFEKVTSRTFASIQSSCRHSCEMHKILYKATERFRTHHCSLVFSSVNHNNTLKLTDTTSDKASPAETQSSYKDRKEVCLTPIHKAEARDKSCMLKLHWKRYKGITLTPLCRAKKKTLNPSNKTSPRLTPLKRRHLPGGSIRYGKKMRE; translated from the exons ATGGATAAACACAACCGTAATA CTGTAAGGACAGATCTCAGTCTGCTGCTTGAATGTCTGAAGTTTCAGATGAAAAGTCCCGATTTACAGAAACAAGCTCTGGTGACTATTCACTCTATCTGTGAAAAGAGAG AGGATAATGTGGAACTTTTGAGAGAAATGGGAGGAGTGCCATTTATATATAATCTCTCTAAGTCCAGTATTGTGCATGCAGATGTTACAGAGACTGCGCTCTTTACTCTTGGAACGCTGGCAGAAGCTAATG TGTATTGCAAGAATTCTCTGTGCAGAAAAGAGACATTTGCAGACCTCGCTGGTTGCTTGATGAGGGAGGACATCCCGCTGACGCAGAAGACAGTGTCTGTGTATTTACTGTCTGTGCTGGTAGCCAACAACA AATCAGGACAAACTTTAGCCCAAATGACTGGCTGCCTGGATATTTTACTGAATCTGTTCAG GACTACCTTCCCCATCTCTAGAGACTCTGCTTTGAGAATAGATAATGCCACTCAAACCCACCAACTATGGACATCTGCATCCAGTGctctctgtgcatgtgtcaaCAATCCTCAGAACG TGGAGTGCCAACAAATTTGTGTTGCAGCGTTTCCGATAATAAAAAATTGGCTTCAGCAGATTACTATGCCATGCAAAGAGATATTTCAGCCAATATGCTCTTTCATAGCAATGACAGTTGCAAATAACA CCTGTGTTCAGGAAAGTTTTTCAGCCTCAGGGAGTATGGAAGCTCTCAGCTTGGTACTGGTCCGTCAGGTTTCTGCAGCACATAAAAGCTTACTGTCTTGTCAGCTTTCTGTCACTTTATCCAAGACCCTGTCTGCTTGTATTATTGATAACC CTGCTCTGGCTTCAGGTCTGGCTCAGTATGGACTAGTGGCCCATCTCATCTCCTTGCTGTCTAGTCCAAACTTTGACCCTGATGACAGGCTCTCCATTTTACTTACTTTGAGCCACTGCACCGTGGCTACTG ACGAGCACCAGTCTCAGTTGGTGCAGTGTGGTGGTTTACCCCTTATAATAACTTTCCTCACAGAGGACCCAAGTGATGAGGTCAGGAAGGCTGCAACATTCATATTGCAGACCTGCAAGCAAGCCA CTATGTCCCTGGGAGTCCCTGGTCTACTAGCTATGCACGTGGAGTGTGAAAATGAGCCTGTATCAAACATGGAAAGCTTCAGGAGCTCAGCCAGAGAGTTGCTACGTAAAATAGACCTACTAGAAAAGCAACAGATGAAA GAGACTAAGGATGGACAAGAAGAAACAGACCCACCAACAGCTGACTCACAAGGCCAAGCATCCCTGCCTCAAACCATAGGCCTACATTT tcagCTGTTTAAACCCTACGAACCTGTGAGGCACAGTGTACCAAAAGAAAGCTATTCTGATAAAGCAG AATTACAGGGTCTCGAGATGAGTGAGGCAGAGCAAATGTCTACTAACCGGTGTCTAG GTTGTGTGTTGCCTTTCGAGAAAGTGACCAGCCGCACTTTTGCATCCATTCAAAGCTCCTGTCGTCACAGTTGTGAGATGCACAAGATTCTTTACAAGGCTACAGAGCGGTTCAGGACTCATCATTGCAGCCTTGTTTTTAGTAGTGTGAATCACAACAACACTTTGAAGCTGACTGATACAACCTCTGACAAAGCTTctccagcagagacacaaagcagcTATAAAGACCGGAAAG AAGTCTGTCTGACGCCCATACATAAAGCAGAAGCAAGAGACAAGAGCTGCATGCTAAAACTGCACTGGAAGAGGTACAAAG GTATCACTTTGACTCCACTGTGCAGAGCTAAAAAGAAGACATTGAACCCATCTAACAAGACAA GTCCACGGTTGACTCCTCTGAAAAGACGGCATCTTCCTGGAGGTAGCATCAGATATGG aaaGAAGATGAGAGAATAA
- the terb1 gene encoding telomere repeats-binding bouquet formation protein 1 isoform X5, protein MDKHNRNTVRTDLSLLLECLKFQMKSPDLQKQALVTIHSICEKREDNVELLREMGGVPFIYNLSKSSIVHADVTETALFTLGTLAEANVYCKNSLCRKETFADLAGCLMREDIPLTQKTVSVYLLSVLVANNKSGQTLAQMTGCLDILLNLFRTTFPISRDSALRIDNATQTHQLWTSASSALCACVNNPQNVECQQICVAAFPIIKNWLQQITMPCKEIFQPICSFIAMTVANNTCVQESFSASGSMEALSLVLVRQVSAAHKSLLSCQLSVTLSKTLSACIIDNPALASGLAQYGLVAHLISLLSSPNFDPDDRLSILLTLSHCTVATDEHQSQLVQCGGLPLIITFLTEDPSDEVRKAATFILQTCKQATMSLGVPGLLAMHVECENEPVSNMESFRSSARELLRKIDLLEKQQMKETKDGQEETDPPTADSQGQASLPQTIGLHLYPHKAVPSCRQTSIFNHVKTGSDQNTAFQTRWKFKKEKSGEMKSMSSNLNVEVETNARHARCSTCRGTGVLVSSHSGSLEGDREPLTLNGQLFKPYEPVRHSVPKESYSDKAELQGLEMSEAEQMSTNRCLGCVLPFEKVTSRTFASIQSSCRHSCEMHKILYKATERFRTHHCSLVFSSVNHNNTLKLTDTTSDKASPAETQSSYKDRKEVCLTPIHKAEARDKSCMLKLHWKRYKGPRLTPLKRRHLPGGSIRYGKKMRE, encoded by the exons ATGGATAAACACAACCGTAATA CTGTAAGGACAGATCTCAGTCTGCTGCTTGAATGTCTGAAGTTTCAGATGAAAAGTCCCGATTTACAGAAACAAGCTCTGGTGACTATTCACTCTATCTGTGAAAAGAGAG AGGATAATGTGGAACTTTTGAGAGAAATGGGAGGAGTGCCATTTATATATAATCTCTCTAAGTCCAGTATTGTGCATGCAGATGTTACAGAGACTGCGCTCTTTACTCTTGGAACGCTGGCAGAAGCTAATG TGTATTGCAAGAATTCTCTGTGCAGAAAAGAGACATTTGCAGACCTCGCTGGTTGCTTGATGAGGGAGGACATCCCGCTGACGCAGAAGACAGTGTCTGTGTATTTACTGTCTGTGCTGGTAGCCAACAACA AATCAGGACAAACTTTAGCCCAAATGACTGGCTGCCTGGATATTTTACTGAATCTGTTCAG GACTACCTTCCCCATCTCTAGAGACTCTGCTTTGAGAATAGATAATGCCACTCAAACCCACCAACTATGGACATCTGCATCCAGTGctctctgtgcatgtgtcaaCAATCCTCAGAACG TGGAGTGCCAACAAATTTGTGTTGCAGCGTTTCCGATAATAAAAAATTGGCTTCAGCAGATTACTATGCCATGCAAAGAGATATTTCAGCCAATATGCTCTTTCATAGCAATGACAGTTGCAAATAACA CCTGTGTTCAGGAAAGTTTTTCAGCCTCAGGGAGTATGGAAGCTCTCAGCTTGGTACTGGTCCGTCAGGTTTCTGCAGCACATAAAAGCTTACTGTCTTGTCAGCTTTCTGTCACTTTATCCAAGACCCTGTCTGCTTGTATTATTGATAACC CTGCTCTGGCTTCAGGTCTGGCTCAGTATGGACTAGTGGCCCATCTCATCTCCTTGCTGTCTAGTCCAAACTTTGACCCTGATGACAGGCTCTCCATTTTACTTACTTTGAGCCACTGCACCGTGGCTACTG ACGAGCACCAGTCTCAGTTGGTGCAGTGTGGTGGTTTACCCCTTATAATAACTTTCCTCACAGAGGACCCAAGTGATGAGGTCAGGAAGGCTGCAACATTCATATTGCAGACCTGCAAGCAAGCCA CTATGTCCCTGGGAGTCCCTGGTCTACTAGCTATGCACGTGGAGTGTGAAAATGAGCCTGTATCAAACATGGAAAGCTTCAGGAGCTCAGCCAGAGAGTTGCTACGTAAAATAGACCTACTAGAAAAGCAACAGATGAAA GAGACTAAGGATGGACAAGAAGAAACAGACCCACCAACAGCTGACTCACAAGGCCAAGCATCCCTGCCTCAAACCATAGGCCTACATTTGTATCCACATAAAGCTGTTCCCTCATGTAGACAAACCAGCATTTTTAACCACGTGAAAACAGGCAGCGACCAAAACACTGCATTTCAAACAAGATGGAAGTTTAAGAAGGAAAAGTCTGGTGAAATGAAGAGCATGAGTTCCAATTTAAATGTTGAGGTTGAAACCAATGCAAGACATGCGAGGTGTTCAACGTGCAGAGGCACTGGAGTCCTCGTATCGTCCCATTCAGGGTCactagagggagacagagagccaCTCACGCTAAACGG tcagCTGTTTAAACCCTACGAACCTGTGAGGCACAGTGTACCAAAAGAAAGCTATTCTGATAAAGCAG AATTACAGGGTCTCGAGATGAGTGAGGCAGAGCAAATGTCTACTAACCGGTGTCTAG GTTGTGTGTTGCCTTTCGAGAAAGTGACCAGCCGCACTTTTGCATCCATTCAAAGCTCCTGTCGTCACAGTTGTGAGATGCACAAGATTCTTTACAAGGCTACAGAGCGGTTCAGGACTCATCATTGCAGCCTTGTTTTTAGTAGTGTGAATCACAACAACACTTTGAAGCTGACTGATACAACCTCTGACAAAGCTTctccagcagagacacaaagcagcTATAAAGACCGGAAAG AAGTCTGTCTGACGCCCATACATAAAGCAGAAGCAAGAGACAAGAGCTGCATGCTAAAACTGCACTGGAAGAGGTACAAAG GTCCACGGTTGACTCCTCTGAAAAGACGGCATCTTCCTGGAGGTAGCATCAGATATGG aaaGAAGATGAGAGAATAA